In Streptomyces longhuiensis, the following proteins share a genomic window:
- a CDS encoding M56 family metallopeptidase, with protein sequence MTYVLGVVVFTLAFPWGGVAIARRLACRLPPRWACWVLTGAAVLLAGATISALVGLFHVPFLASLEQLSLTRVLEVWPAAVPLACAAGAVMLVQLVLLARRWLQHRSLLERAWLSADEGTGDGDVLVVAGSDVDAFALPGYRGRPGRVVVTSGMVRSLKAGEREVLLAHERAHLAGRHHLLSAVVDLAAVVHPALRSLREALVFHVERWADEDAAAVVGDRRMAAAAIARAALAGMSHGGVGGYPLLSATSGPVPQRVEALLLPEPVIPRGGGRRAVVAALAGMVVVAAVAALALAYGLHEYVEYAARQLIG encoded by the coding sequence GTGACGTACGTGTTGGGCGTGGTCGTTTTCACCCTCGCTTTCCCATGGGGCGGGGTGGCCATTGCAAGACGTCTTGCCTGCAGGCTGCCGCCGCGCTGGGCGTGCTGGGTGCTGACGGGTGCGGCCGTCCTGCTGGCCGGCGCGACGATCTCTGCGCTGGTCGGCTTGTTCCACGTGCCGTTCCTCGCGTCGTTGGAGCAGCTGTCGTTGACGCGTGTGCTTGAGGTGTGGCCGGCGGCGGTTCCGCTGGCCTGTGCGGCTGGAGCGGTGATGCTGGTGCAGCTGGTACTGCTGGCGCGGCGCTGGCTTCAGCACCGTTCGCTGCTCGAACGCGCCTGGCTGTCGGCGGATGAGGGCACCGGTGACGGGGACGTGTTGGTGGTTGCGGGAAGTGACGTGGATGCCTTCGCGCTTCCCGGATACCGGGGGCGCCCTGGCCGGGTTGTGGTGACGTCAGGGATGGTGCGGTCGCTGAAGGCGGGCGAGCGCGAGGTCTTGCTGGCGCACGAGCGGGCTCACCTGGCCGGGCGTCATCATCTGCTGTCGGCAGTGGTCGATCTTGCCGCTGTAGTTCACCCTGCGCTGCGGAGCTTGAGGGAGGCGTTGGTTTTCCACGTGGAGCGATGGGCGGACGAGGATGCCGCCGCGGTCGTGGGGGATCGGCGGATGGCGGCTGCGGCTATCGCCCGGGCGGCTCTGGCCGGGATGTCCCACGGCGGTGTCGGCGGCTATCCGTTGTTGTCGGCGACAAGCGGGCCAGTGCCCCAGCGTGTTGAGGCTCTCCTTCTGCCTGAGCCGGTGATCCCGCGAGGGGGTGGCCGGCGAGCTGTTGTCGCTGCCTTGGCGGGGATGGTGGTCGTTGCGGCGGTAGCGGCTCTTGCGCTGGCTTACGGGCTGCATGAGTACGTGGAGTACGCGGCACGACAGCTGATCGGCTAG
- a CDS encoding Y4yA family PLP-dependent enzyme, producing the protein MAVNSKSWPRLPALPDAATEAVMASGVLPELAYAFGGPFHFLLPDAFATNLRAMRAALSAAGVDGFVYFAKKANKAAVFVEQAAAHGAGVDVASTAELREALGHGVRGEQLMVTGPAKDPALLLLAVTHGALIAVDALDELDAVITTAMAGRIRPARILLRVLPPAQPHSRFGMTGTEITTALQRCVEAGEALRMEGFSFHLSGYALEPRADLAARLVEQCLKARVMGLEASRISIGGGLPISYTDADSWHTFLQAQKPTHFHAGKTFKSGDFYPYHSPASKAHAVATLLETEPENGDSTLARVLTDAGVELLLEPGRALLDQAGATVFTVQGSKDRDGYQLLTVDGTSLSLSEQWFNSEYLPDPLLIPLRPNAPTGAFPASIGASTCLESDMLTWRKIVFPQRPGPGDLLLYPNTAGYQMDSNESSFHDLPLPPKVVIDHIDRPRPRWRLDRHFT; encoded by the coding sequence GTGGCAGTGAACAGCAAAAGCTGGCCCCGCTTGCCGGCCCTGCCCGATGCCGCCACCGAGGCGGTGATGGCATCCGGGGTACTGCCCGAACTCGCCTACGCGTTCGGCGGACCCTTCCATTTCCTGCTGCCCGACGCCTTCGCCACCAACCTGCGCGCCATGCGGGCGGCTCTGTCCGCGGCCGGCGTGGACGGCTTCGTCTACTTCGCGAAGAAGGCCAATAAGGCAGCCGTCTTCGTCGAACAGGCCGCCGCACACGGTGCCGGCGTGGACGTCGCCTCCACCGCCGAGCTGCGCGAGGCACTCGGTCACGGAGTACGCGGTGAGCAGCTGATGGTCACCGGCCCTGCCAAGGACCCGGCGCTGCTGCTTCTGGCCGTGACACACGGTGCCCTGATCGCCGTCGACGCTCTCGATGAACTCGACGCGGTAATCACCACCGCAATGGCCGGACGGATCCGCCCGGCCCGCATCCTGCTACGTGTCCTGCCCCCGGCGCAGCCGCACAGTCGCTTCGGGATGACCGGCACCGAAATCACCACCGCTCTGCAGCGGTGTGTCGAGGCCGGTGAGGCCCTGCGGATGGAAGGCTTCAGCTTCCACCTGTCCGGCTACGCCCTCGAGCCCCGCGCCGACCTCGCGGCCCGCCTGGTCGAACAGTGCCTGAAAGCACGTGTGATGGGCCTGGAAGCCAGCCGGATCTCCATCGGCGGCGGCCTGCCCATCAGTTACACCGACGCGGACAGCTGGCACACGTTCCTCCAGGCGCAGAAGCCAACCCACTTCCACGCCGGCAAGACGTTCAAGAGCGGGGACTTCTACCCGTACCACTCACCGGCGTCCAAAGCTCACGCCGTGGCCACCTTGCTGGAAACCGAGCCCGAGAACGGCGACAGCACCCTCGCCCGGGTCCTCACCGATGCCGGAGTCGAACTTCTGCTGGAGCCGGGCCGTGCCCTGCTGGACCAGGCCGGCGCCACCGTGTTCACCGTGCAGGGCAGCAAGGACCGCGACGGCTACCAGCTCCTGACGGTCGACGGCACGAGCCTGAGCCTGTCCGAGCAGTGGTTCAACAGCGAGTACCTCCCCGACCCGCTGCTGATCCCCCTCCGGCCAAACGCGCCGACCGGCGCGTTCCCCGCGAGCATCGGCGCTTCCACCTGCCTGGAATCGGACATGCTCACCTGGCGCAAGATCGTCTTCCCGCAACGCCCCGGGCCCGGTGACCTCCTGCTGTACCCCAACACGGCCGGCTACCAGATGGACTCCAACGAGTCCTCCTTCCACGACCTGCCGCTGCCGCCCAAGGTGGTCATCGACCACATCGACCGCCCCCGCCCGCGCTGGCGCCTCGACCGCCACTTCACCTGA
- a CDS encoding ABC transporter permease, translating into MSQTAKTGPVAAPGTGAATDPRRAAHIAVRIAGTAGRRILMLIVLLAMVFAAVEILPGDAAGASAERGESAADLAARRHLLGLDRPLWARFAHWMTALPTGDLGTSARGQKVTELLADPLPNTLVLAMTAFAITVVLSLLLGCWAAARPGRPTDRIISHTSTAAFAVPEFVVSAALLLVLSLWTGWLPAVTVTGGDGKPASWTMLIMPVLALVIPQAGWNTRVVRGALADQASTPHVEAAHLDGLPLHHVLLRHQLPGAVPAIATGMATSTGLLFGGAVVVETLFNYPGIGSVLAGAVAARDTPLIAGVVICAGAVVSLVLLAADLIRYAVLGARA; encoded by the coding sequence TTGAGCCAGACGGCCAAGACCGGCCCGGTGGCCGCCCCCGGCACGGGGGCGGCCACCGACCCACGCCGGGCCGCACACATCGCGGTGCGGATCGCGGGGACGGCAGGACGCCGCATCCTGATGCTCATCGTCCTGCTGGCCATGGTGTTCGCGGCAGTTGAGATTCTGCCGGGGGACGCGGCCGGCGCATCGGCCGAGCGCGGGGAGAGCGCGGCAGACCTCGCCGCCCGGCGGCATCTGCTGGGCCTGGACCGACCGTTGTGGGCGCGGTTCGCCCACTGGATGACCGCGCTCCCGACCGGTGACCTCGGTACATCCGCCCGCGGGCAGAAGGTCACCGAGCTGCTCGCCGACCCGCTGCCCAACACCCTCGTCCTGGCCATGACCGCGTTCGCGATCACGGTAGTGCTGTCCCTGCTGCTGGGATGTTGGGCCGCCGCCCGCCCCGGCCGCCCGACCGACCGGATCATCTCCCACACCTCGACAGCCGCGTTCGCCGTGCCCGAGTTCGTGGTCTCGGCCGCGCTGCTGCTGGTGCTGTCCCTGTGGACAGGCTGGCTGCCCGCCGTCACTGTGACCGGCGGCGACGGAAAACCCGCGTCCTGGACCATGCTGATCATGCCGGTCCTCGCCCTGGTCATCCCTCAGGCCGGGTGGAACACCCGTGTCGTGCGCGGCGCACTGGCCGACCAGGCATCGACCCCACACGTGGAAGCCGCCCATCTGGACGGCCTGCCCCTGCACCACGTCCTGCTGCGCCACCAGCTGCCCGGCGCTGTCCCCGCGATCGCCACCGGCATGGCCACCTCCACCGGCCTGCTGTTCGGCGGCGCTGTCGTGGTGGAGACCCTGTTCAACTACCCCGGAATCGGCAGCGTCCTGGCCGGGGCGGTCGCCGCGCGTGACACACCACTGATCGCCGGCGTCGTCATCTGTGCTGGTGCCGTCGTCAGCCTCGTACTGCTGGCCGCCGACCTCATTCGCTACGCCGTCCTGGGAGCGCGCGCATGA
- a CDS encoding TauD/TfdA family dioxygenase, with amino-acid sequence MPTCPAPVRPLDVTAAAELATAAAKLLADHGSATSPELLAALPQACAGLTDTVRHTLRPVDTADGLFVLRGLHLEDEGLGPTPGHWSTVGDAGALWDVVLLLVSALMGTPIAWDGQQDGRFVHNIVPSPGHESEQTGASSSVLLTPHTEDAFHPGRAHLLLLCCMRNNDNIATTAASVRRTALSEADVEQLKRPVVPILPDDAYEEAQQFAGRPAHVPTLFGTPEGLTMRFDPAYTPLDEADAEWREAYRRLEDELARVSVAVSLEPGDVLVVDNDIVVHGRVPFKARYDGTDRWLKRASVRVPGRPTRPGAEADEHGYGQAALTAWAV; translated from the coding sequence GTGCCCACCTGCCCTGCCCCGGTACGCCCTCTCGACGTCACCGCCGCAGCCGAACTGGCCACCGCCGCAGCCAAGCTGCTCGCCGATCACGGCTCCGCCACCTCGCCCGAGCTTCTCGCCGCCCTCCCCCAGGCGTGCGCCGGGCTCACAGACACGGTCCGCCACACCCTTCGGCCCGTGGACACCGCCGACGGCCTGTTCGTCCTGCGCGGCCTGCACCTCGAGGACGAGGGCCTCGGCCCCACGCCTGGTCACTGGTCGACGGTCGGCGACGCCGGCGCGTTGTGGGACGTGGTCCTGCTGCTGGTCTCCGCACTGATGGGCACCCCGATCGCCTGGGACGGCCAGCAGGACGGCCGGTTCGTGCACAACATCGTGCCCTCACCCGGTCACGAGAGTGAGCAGACGGGCGCCTCGAGCTCCGTCCTGCTCACGCCCCACACCGAGGACGCATTCCACCCCGGCCGCGCCCACTTGCTCCTGCTGTGTTGCATGCGCAACAACGACAACATCGCCACCACCGCGGCCAGTGTCCGCCGCACCGCCCTTTCCGAGGCCGACGTCGAGCAGCTCAAGCGGCCGGTCGTACCGATCCTGCCGGACGACGCCTACGAAGAGGCCCAGCAGTTCGCCGGACGCCCCGCGCACGTACCGACCCTGTTCGGCACTCCCGAGGGGCTGACCATGCGGTTCGACCCCGCCTACACCCCGCTCGACGAGGCCGACGCTGAGTGGCGTGAGGCATACCGGCGCCTGGAGGACGAACTGGCCCGCGTCTCGGTCGCGGTGAGCCTGGAGCCCGGCGACGTCCTGGTCGTGGACAACGACATCGTCGTCCACGGCAGGGTGCCCTTCAAAGCCCGCTACGACGGAACCGACCGCTGGCTCAAGCGCGCCTCCGTACGCGTTCCCGGACGCCCCACCCGTCCGGGTGCCGAGGCCGACGAGCACGGCTACGGGCAGGCCGCCCTGACCGCCTGGGCCGTCTGA
- a CDS encoding ornithine cyclodeaminase family protein, translated as MDRDDTTLRVLSTSDLAGLDISLADVVDTVEQAYRTLAAGKSDNPRKLTVKPADGHSVSYAMLGRDGVREVVAIKTSYKHGLHESRERQHYYTTLTLYDDVTGLPVAMMDCSRIGSLRTPAVSALLARECAAPDASTALVVGTGTQGRLALPFLLTTLPQLDRLLLSGTHPDGIAAVRAELARHFTDRDVELVSDLKAAAREADVVIATAGAHTPAAIEADWLRPGATAILVGHGLSPSTLHRADRVIATSEAQMQVTGTDMADADGNLPAVDLELPVIISGVSRARTTAEQRIFAYNSGLVVTDIALGHRFAQLAAEQKLGTEVALWQ; from the coding sequence ATGGACCGGGACGACACCACCTTGCGCGTACTGTCCACCAGTGACCTCGCCGGCCTGGACATCTCCCTCGCCGACGTCGTCGACACCGTCGAGCAGGCTTATCGCACCCTGGCGGCAGGCAAGTCGGACAACCCGCGCAAGCTCACAGTCAAGCCCGCCGACGGCCACTCCGTCTCATACGCCATGCTCGGCCGCGACGGCGTCCGCGAGGTCGTCGCGATCAAGACCTCGTACAAGCACGGCCTGCACGAGAGCCGCGAGAGGCAGCACTACTACACGACCCTGACCCTCTACGACGACGTCACCGGCCTTCCGGTCGCGATGATGGACTGCTCCCGCATCGGATCCCTGCGCACGCCGGCCGTCTCCGCGCTCCTGGCCCGCGAGTGCGCCGCCCCGGATGCCTCGACTGCGCTGGTGGTCGGCACCGGCACCCAGGGTCGTCTTGCATTGCCGTTCCTGCTGACCACCCTGCCCCAGCTGGACCGCCTGCTGCTGTCGGGCACCCACCCCGACGGCATCGCCGCCGTCCGCGCCGAACTCGCCCGCCACTTCACCGACCGCGACGTGGAACTGGTCAGCGACCTGAAGGCCGCCGCGCGCGAAGCCGACGTCGTCATCGCGACTGCCGGCGCCCACACGCCCGCCGCAATCGAAGCCGACTGGCTGCGGCCCGGCGCGACGGCGATCCTCGTCGGCCACGGCCTGTCCCCCTCCACCCTGCACCGCGCCGACCGGGTCATCGCCACCAGCGAAGCCCAAATGCAGGTCACAGGCACCGACATGGCCGACGCCGACGGCAACCTGCCCGCCGTGGACCTGGAGCTTCCCGTCATCATCTCCGGAGTCTCCAGGGCCCGCACCACGGCCGAACAGCGCATCTTCGCCTACAACAGCGGTCTGGTCGTCACCGACATCGCCCTTGGACACCGTTTCGCACAGCTCGCTGCCGAGCAGAAGCTCGGAACCGAGGTGGCCCTGTGGCAGTGA
- a CDS encoding ABC transporter substrate-binding protein, with protein sequence MGVTRRQLLWAGTGIGAAGILAACSGGSGNSKDTAASGGTPGKPRAGGTLRVGALGHASAITRDPHGTQANESDYLILALVFDTLTVPGAKSNTVPRLAASWESSADLKTWKFKIAKGAVFHDGTPVTAEDVVWSLKRLRNTPSGAARLPGIQAKNIRAQGADTVVVVSDYANAEFPLMTRFASFVMKKDTKDSAIAKAPGTGPFKLDWFRGGNARLVRNDKWYGGTVHLDAIEVTMFETPQAMANALLAGQIDLASNAGALAARTAESRKDVQVLRRPNDMAMPIVMRTAKGSPFADERVREAMRLVVDREAMVKQVLSGYGTVANDILGTGDPEYAKAIPQRKRDLAKAKKLLKDANFDLSKTYELVTTEDISGLADSATLFANQAREAGIKIKVVKQESGAFWEKTWKSGDFYTSYWGTNDSVIFFASKTMVSEAGQNEAGWADAGFDAAYRKAISSADPKKRTAALKDLQQIEHDRSGYLLWGMADGIDLAAAKVQNLPKLAGYGRVQLEGVWLR encoded by the coding sequence GTGGGCGTCACCAGACGACAGCTGCTGTGGGCCGGCACCGGCATCGGAGCGGCCGGGATTCTTGCAGCCTGCAGTGGCGGCAGTGGGAATTCCAAGGACACGGCAGCCTCTGGTGGGACGCCAGGCAAACCTCGCGCAGGCGGCACTTTGCGAGTGGGGGCACTGGGGCACGCGAGTGCCATCACCCGGGACCCGCACGGCACCCAGGCCAACGAGAGTGACTACCTCATCCTTGCCCTCGTCTTCGACACCCTCACCGTCCCCGGGGCGAAGTCCAACACCGTCCCGCGCCTGGCTGCTTCGTGGGAGTCGTCGGCAGACCTGAAGACGTGGAAGTTCAAGATCGCCAAGGGGGCGGTGTTCCACGACGGCACCCCGGTGACCGCCGAGGACGTGGTGTGGTCGCTGAAGCGACTGCGCAACACCCCCTCCGGCGCGGCCCGTCTGCCCGGTATCCAGGCCAAGAACATCCGCGCCCAGGGCGCGGACACGGTCGTGGTCGTCTCCGACTACGCCAACGCCGAATTCCCCCTCATGACACGCTTCGCGTCCTTCGTGATGAAGAAGGACACCAAGGACTCCGCGATAGCCAAGGCGCCCGGCACCGGCCCGTTCAAGCTGGACTGGTTCCGGGGCGGCAACGCGCGCCTTGTACGCAACGACAAGTGGTACGGCGGCACGGTGCACCTCGACGCGATCGAAGTCACCATGTTCGAAACCCCGCAGGCGATGGCGAACGCTCTGCTCGCCGGGCAGATCGACCTTGCCTCCAACGCCGGTGCCCTAGCCGCCCGCACCGCCGAGTCCCGCAAGGACGTCCAGGTGCTGCGCCGCCCGAACGACATGGCGATGCCGATCGTCATGCGGACCGCCAAGGGCAGCCCCTTCGCGGACGAACGGGTGCGTGAGGCGATGCGCCTGGTCGTGGACCGCGAGGCCATGGTCAAGCAAGTCCTGTCCGGGTACGGCACGGTCGCCAACGACATCCTGGGAACTGGCGACCCCGAGTACGCCAAGGCCATCCCACAGCGCAAGCGCGACCTCGCCAAGGCCAAGAAGCTGCTGAAGGACGCGAACTTCGACCTGTCGAAGACGTACGAACTGGTCACCACCGAGGACATCTCCGGACTCGCGGACTCCGCGACCCTGTTCGCCAACCAGGCCCGCGAAGCCGGGATCAAGATCAAGGTCGTCAAGCAGGAGTCCGGCGCATTCTGGGAGAAGACCTGGAAGTCCGGCGACTTCTACACCAGTTACTGGGGCACCAACGACTCGGTGATCTTCTTCGCCTCCAAGACGATGGTCAGCGAGGCGGGCCAGAACGAGGCCGGATGGGCCGACGCCGGCTTCGACGCCGCCTACCGCAAGGCCATCAGCAGCGCAGACCCCAAGAAGCGCACTGCGGCGCTGAAGGATCTCCAGCAGATCGAGCACGACCGCTCCGGCTACCTGCTGTGGGGCATGGCCGACGGAATCGACCTCGCAGCCGCGAAGGTGCAGAACCTGCCCAAGCTCGCCGGCTACGGACGCGTCCAGCTCGAAGGCGTGTGGCTGCGTTGA
- a CDS encoding BlaI/MecI/CopY family transcriptional regulator, with product MPNKRRDEKRQHGELVADVLAVLWQAGQPMTAHQVNAALDRGLARTTMATILSRLYDKGTLRRMPVARGFAYEPVQDEAGLVAGRMRRELESDPRRDLVLKRFVSSLSEGDEETLRRLLLEAEDESE from the coding sequence TCAGCATGGCGAGCTTGTCGCGGACGTGCTGGCCGTGCTGTGGCAGGCCGGTCAGCCGATGACTGCGCATCAGGTCAATGCCGCCCTCGACAGGGGCCTGGCCAGGACGACGATGGCCACCATCCTGAGCCGTCTCTATGACAAGGGAACGCTGCGCCGGATGCCGGTGGCGCGCGGTTTCGCCTACGAGCCGGTGCAGGACGAGGCGGGACTTGTCGCGGGCCGTATGCGTCGCGAGCTGGAGAGTGATCCCCGCCGTGACCTGGTGCTGAAGCGGTTTGTTTCGTCGCTGTCCGAGGGCGACGAAGAGACGTTGCGACGGCTGCTCCTGGAAGCTGAGGACGAATCCGAGTGA
- a CDS encoding cysteine synthase family protein: MPGALQRPAVVSRISDLIGYTPLLELATTETGSRLLLKLEMFNPTGTAKIRMSRAMIDAAEACGDLRAGGRIIESTSGNTGLGLSVIAAERGYTFTAVVDNHAAVDKLRAMKALGTELVYVVDDGTEELATAAREELAEDMARGQDNTIFTEQHNNPANGVGYFPVAHELAEALDGDIDILIGAVGTGGGLCGTGRELAKLITDFTVVGVEPKGSIAFGGPAHDYYQSGTGTPEGAEIGALVDFDLIDEGVKVGDIEAFATCRAVARTGVLIGGSAGGVVYEALTRLPLLPPGTTMVALINDGGEKYMDTVFNDDWMAERNLLSPEVEREVDEHLTKLRRNR, encoded by the coding sequence ATGCCCGGAGCCCTGCAGCGACCCGCCGTGGTCTCCCGCATATCCGACCTGATCGGCTACACCCCCCTCCTCGAACTGGCCACCACCGAAACCGGCAGCCGCCTGCTGCTGAAGCTGGAAATGTTCAACCCCACAGGCACCGCGAAAATCCGCATGTCCCGCGCAATGATCGACGCCGCCGAAGCCTGCGGAGACCTCCGCGCCGGAGGCCGGATCATCGAATCCACCTCCGGCAACACAGGTCTTGGTCTGTCCGTGATCGCCGCCGAACGCGGCTACACGTTCACCGCCGTCGTCGACAACCACGCCGCCGTCGACAAGCTACGCGCCATGAAAGCCCTGGGTACCGAACTCGTCTATGTCGTCGACGACGGCACCGAGGAACTGGCCACCGCAGCCCGCGAGGAACTCGCCGAGGACATGGCCCGTGGCCAGGACAACACCATCTTCACCGAACAGCACAACAACCCCGCCAACGGCGTCGGCTACTTCCCCGTCGCGCACGAACTCGCCGAAGCCCTGGACGGCGACATCGACATCCTCATCGGCGCCGTCGGCACCGGCGGCGGTCTGTGCGGCACAGGCCGCGAACTGGCCAAGCTCATCACCGACTTCACCGTCGTCGGCGTCGAGCCCAAGGGGTCCATCGCCTTCGGCGGCCCCGCTCACGACTACTACCAGTCCGGGACCGGCACCCCCGAGGGCGCCGAGATCGGCGCACTGGTCGACTTCGACCTCATCGACGAAGGCGTCAAGGTCGGCGACATCGAAGCCTTCGCCACCTGCCGCGCCGTCGCCCGCACTGGAGTACTCATCGGCGGCTCCGCAGGCGGAGTCGTCTACGAAGCCCTCACCCGCCTGCCGTTGCTGCCACCGGGCACCACTATGGTCGCCTTGATCAACGACGGAGGGGAGAAATACATGGACACCGTCTTCAACGACGACTGGATGGCCGAGCGCAACCTCCTCAGCCCCGAGGTCGAACGCGAAGTGGACGAACACCTCACCAAGCTCCGCAGGAACCGGTAA
- a CDS encoding MATE family efflux transporter — MLNTLLRDSRTLGALAIPLILTQLAQVALTTTDTVMMGLLGTTELAAGGLAIVIFNQIRTMGVGLVTSVGNQIAAAAARAEATNTGSISGEGSKEGAQDEVRAIVRASLAVATLAGIVGALVMILIGHLLSWLGQDASVVRLTQTMLYALAPGLLPCLWFQAIRQFTVGMRRPQALLQITLGSIAVNAALNWTLIHGAFGLPRLGLTGVGISTSTVYLLSFIALYLAAKKDSELAPLLTLDITRADPATAKRLLGLGIPIAATYGSEAGFFSVTALMAGSFGPDALAAHTAVNQLVYIVFQVAVGLSHAASINVSRELALGNHDGARRIKNTALACAAAVMTVVGLVYLTLPRLVLAPFLETGSDQALTIATHLLIVTMFLQFFDCTQNIGVGLLRGLNDTKSGFRITLIGYWAIGLPASWLLAYALNLDTVGIWLGLLTGLATTALLLLRRYNTALAAAQPQPAPTPA; from the coding sequence ATGCTGAACACCCTCCTCCGCGACAGCCGCACACTCGGCGCCCTGGCCATCCCGCTCATCCTCACCCAGCTCGCGCAGGTCGCCCTGACGACCACCGACACGGTGATGATGGGCCTGCTGGGCACCACCGAACTCGCCGCCGGTGGCCTCGCCATCGTCATCTTCAACCAAATCCGCACCATGGGCGTCGGCCTGGTCACCTCCGTCGGCAATCAGATCGCCGCCGCAGCCGCACGAGCCGAAGCCACCAACACCGGCAGCATCAGCGGCGAAGGCTCGAAGGAGGGAGCACAGGACGAAGTCCGGGCCATCGTCCGCGCCAGCCTGGCCGTGGCCACCCTCGCCGGCATCGTCGGCGCCCTCGTCATGATCCTCATCGGGCACCTCCTCTCGTGGCTCGGCCAGGACGCCTCCGTCGTCCGCCTCACCCAGACGATGCTCTACGCGCTCGCCCCAGGCCTGCTCCCCTGCCTGTGGTTCCAGGCCATCCGCCAGTTCACCGTCGGCATGCGACGCCCCCAGGCACTCCTGCAGATCACCCTTGGCTCGATCGCCGTCAACGCCGCACTCAACTGGACACTCATCCACGGCGCATTCGGCCTCCCCCGCCTCGGCCTGACCGGGGTGGGCATCTCCACCTCCACCGTCTACCTGCTGTCTTTCATCGCCCTCTACCTCGCCGCGAAGAAGGACAGCGAGCTGGCGCCGCTCCTCACCCTCGACATCACCCGCGCGGACCCTGCCACCGCCAAACGCCTCCTCGGCCTCGGCATCCCGATCGCCGCCACCTACGGCTCCGAAGCCGGCTTCTTCTCCGTCACCGCCCTGATGGCCGGCTCCTTCGGACCCGACGCGCTCGCCGCGCACACCGCCGTCAACCAGCTCGTCTACATCGTGTTTCAGGTCGCCGTCGGCCTGTCCCACGCCGCGTCCATCAACGTCAGCCGCGAACTCGCCCTGGGCAACCACGACGGCGCCCGCCGCATCAAGAACACCGCCCTCGCCTGCGCGGCGGCCGTCATGACGGTTGTCGGCCTCGTGTACCTCACCCTGCCCCGCCTTGTCCTGGCCCCGTTCCTCGAGACCGGATCCGACCAGGCCCTCACCATCGCCACACACCTGCTGATCGTCACCATGTTCCTGCAGTTCTTCGACTGCACCCAGAACATCGGGGTCGGTCTCCTGCGCGGCCTGAACGACACCAAGAGCGGCTTCCGCATCACCCTGATCGGCTACTGGGCCATCGGACTGCCTGCCTCATGGCTCCTCGCCTACGCGCTGAACCTGGACACGGTCGGGATCTGGCTCGGACTCCTCACCGGCCTCGCCACCACCGCGCTGCTGCTGCTGCGCCGCTACAACACCGCGCTCGCCGCTGCACAACCCCAGCCTGCCCCCACCCCAGCCTGA
- a CDS encoding ABC transporter permease has product MTAVLPLAARRPSRRVKTTALVLIAALPLLLAVAGPLVAPHAIDTPVTAPFATPGDGALLGGDQLGRDVLSRVLHGGTLLIAGALLVAVVTTLAATLIGCIAVLRPGLGRAVERSADVAILLPPLLGIMLIALAWPGGGRWAVVAAAIILGVPYAVRVVAAAASPLATAGYVEAALGRGEPTPYIALREILPNLRATVLTLFGLRFVEAVYVISMAGFLQIGPQPPASDWSLMVRENASGILLNPWAVIAPSLAIALLAIAVNLVTLCLAPDTTAKAVTRS; this is encoded by the coding sequence ATGACCGCCGTCCTGCCCCTGGCCGCACGCCGGCCGTCCCGCCGGGTGAAGACCACCGCACTCGTACTGATCGCGGCCCTGCCGCTGCTCCTCGCGGTTGCCGGACCCCTTGTCGCCCCGCACGCCATCGACACCCCCGTCACCGCACCGTTCGCCACCCCCGGCGACGGTGCCCTGCTGGGCGGGGACCAGCTCGGCCGCGATGTGCTCAGCCGCGTTCTGCACGGCGGCACCCTCCTCATCGCGGGTGCCCTGCTCGTCGCCGTCGTCACCACCCTGGCCGCCACATTGATCGGCTGCATCGCCGTGCTGCGGCCCGGACTTGGCCGAGCTGTCGAGCGCAGCGCGGACGTCGCGATCCTCCTGCCGCCCCTGCTGGGCATCATGCTCATTGCTCTCGCCTGGCCCGGCGGAGGACGCTGGGCCGTGGTCGCTGCCGCCATCATCCTCGGTGTGCCCTACGCGGTCCGGGTCGTCGCAGCCGCCGCGTCCCCCCTCGCCACGGCTGGTTACGTCGAAGCGGCCCTGGGCCGCGGCGAGCCCACGCCCTACATCGCGCTGCGCGAGATCCTGCCCAACCTCCGCGCCACCGTCCTCACCCTGTTCGGACTCCGCTTCGTCGAAGCCGTCTACGTCATCTCCATGGCCGGATTCCTCCAGATAGGCCCCCAGCCGCCCGCCTCCGACTGGTCGCTGATGGTCCGTGAGAACGCCTCCGGCATCCTCCTCAACCCCTGGGCCGTCATCGCCCCCAGCCTGGCCATCGCCCTGCTGGCCATCGCCGTCAACCTGGTCACTCTCTGCCTGGCCCCCGACACCACAGCGAAGGCGGTGACCCGCTCATGA